Proteins co-encoded in one Alphaproteobacteria bacterium PA2 genomic window:
- a CDS encoding modification methylase produces the protein MAVSHDTIILGDCIESLKALPDKSVDLVFADPPYNLQLGGDLLRPDNSKVDAVDDDWDQFESFAAYDKFTREWLFQCRRVLKDDGAIWVIGSYHNIFRVGTALQDLGFWLLNDIIWRKSNPMPNFKGTRFTNAHETLIWASKSQGARRYTFNYDAMKMANDELQMRSDWTLPLCTGEERLKDENGVKAHPTQKPEALLHRVILASTKPGDVILDPFFGTGTTGAAAKRLGRHYIGLEQDPKYAKLAKERIEKVMPIAPADLDVFGSKRAEPRIPFGQIVEAGLLRPGDVLYCPKGERSARVRADGSLIIGEMAGSIHKVGAMIQSAPACNGWTYWHFKSDKGLAPIDVLRAKVRTQMAA, from the coding sequence ATGGCTGTTTCCCACGACACGATCATTCTTGGCGACTGCATCGAGTCCCTGAAGGCCCTGCCGGATAAATCCGTCGATCTGGTCTTCGCCGATCCGCCCTATAATCTGCAGCTGGGCGGCGACCTGCTGCGGCCGGACAATTCCAAGGTCGACGCGGTGGACGACGACTGGGATCAGTTCGAGAGCTTTGCGGCCTATGACAAGTTCACCCGCGAGTGGCTGTTCCAGTGCCGCCGGGTGCTGAAGGATGACGGCGCCATCTGGGTGATCGGCAGCTATCACAACATCTTCCGGGTGGGCACGGCCCTGCAGGACCTGGGCTTCTGGCTGCTGAACGACATCATCTGGCGCAAGTCCAACCCCATGCCCAACTTCAAGGGCACCCGCTTCACCAATGCCCACGAGACCCTGATCTGGGCCTCCAAGAGCCAGGGCGCCCGGCGCTATACCTTCAACTATGACGCCATGAAGATGGCCAATGACGAGCTGCAGATGCGCTCGGACTGGACCCTGCCCCTGTGCACCGGCGAAGAGCGGCTGAAGGACGAGAACGGCGTCAAGGCTCACCCGACCCAAAAGCCCGAGGCCCTGCTGCACCGGGTGATCCTGGCCTCGACCAAGCCGGGGGACGTGATCCTCGATCCCTTCTTCGGCACCGGCACCACGGGCGCGGCCGCCAAGCGCCTGGGCCGTCACTATATCGGCCTGGAGCAGGACCCGAAGTACGCCAAGCTGGCCAAGGAGCGGATCGAGAAGGTGATGCCCATCGCCCCGGCGGACCTGGATGTGTTCGGCTCCAAGCGCGCCGAGCCGCGGATTCCCTTCGGCCAGATCGTCGAGGCCGGCCTGCTGCGGCCAGGCGACGTGCTCTATTGCCCCAAGGGCGAACGCTCGGCCCGGGTGCGGGCGGACGGCTCGCTGATCATCGGCGAAATGGCCGGATCGATCCACAAGGTCGGGGCCATGATCCAGTCGGCGCCGGCCTGCAATGGCTGGACCTACTGGCACTTCAAGTCCGACAAGGGCCTGGCCCCCATCGACGTCCTGCGGGCCAAGGTCCGCACCCAGATGGCGGCCTAA
- the mutY gene encoding A/G-specific adenine glycosylase, giving the protein MRRKLLDWYDAHGRELAWRIRPDALATGLRADPYRVWLSEVMLQQTTVPHATPYFLKFTARWPTVSDLAAEADGEVMAAWAGLGYYARARNLLACARAVAADHGGVFPDTEEGLRSLPGLGPYTAAAVAAIAFDRPTNVVDGNVERVMSRLFAVEAPMPAAKPELKALAAELVTDDRPGDWAQALMDLGATVCKPRSPTCDICPLETDCKAKALGAPETYPRKTPKAARPHRHGVAYVLTRGEEVGLVRRPPKGLLGGMLALPTTEWRDKPFTEAEAKALAPSAANWRNMGEVEHVFTHFSLTLKVLRGEGSAEDLIWSPRRDLDGLPSVFLKAARAGLFNLI; this is encoded by the coding sequence ATGCGCCGCAAACTCCTCGACTGGTACGACGCCCACGGGCGGGAGCTGGCCTGGCGCATCCGGCCGGATGCCCTGGCGACAGGCCTGAGGGCCGATCCCTATCGGGTCTGGTTGTCCGAGGTCATGCTGCAGCAGACCACGGTGCCCCACGCCACCCCCTACTTCCTGAAGTTCACCGCCCGATGGCCCACGGTCAGCGACCTTGCGGCCGAGGCTGACGGCGAGGTCATGGCCGCCTGGGCGGGGCTTGGCTATTACGCCCGGGCCCGCAACCTCCTGGCCTGCGCCCGGGCCGTGGCCGCTGATCATGGCGGGGTCTTCCCCGATACCGAGGAGGGGCTCCGCAGCCTGCCGGGGCTTGGGCCCTATACGGCCGCCGCCGTGGCCGCCATCGCCTTTGACCGGCCGACCAATGTGGTGGACGGCAATGTGGAGCGGGTCATGTCCCGGCTCTTCGCCGTCGAAGCGCCCATGCCGGCCGCCAAGCCGGAGCTGAAGGCCCTGGCGGCGGAACTGGTCACTGACGACCGCCCCGGCGACTGGGCCCAGGCCCTGATGGATCTGGGGGCGACGGTCTGCAAGCCAAGGTCCCCGACCTGCGACATCTGTCCCCTGGAGACGGACTGCAAAGCGAAAGCCCTCGGTGCGCCCGAGACCTATCCGCGCAAGACACCCAAGGCCGCACGGCCCCATCGCCATGGCGTCGCCTATGTCCTGACCCGAGGCGAGGAGGTCGGACTTGTCCGCCGTCCGCCAAAGGGTCTGCTGGGCGGCATGCTCGCCCTGCCGACCACGGAATGGCGGGACAAGCCTTTCACCGAGGCGGAGGCGAAGGCGCTGGCGCCGTCAGCCGCAAACTGGCGGAACATGGGCGAGGTCGAGCACGTCTTCACCCACTTCTCCCTGACCCTGAAGGTGCTGCGAGGGGAAGGGTCGGCGGAAGACCTGATCTGGTCCCCGCGCCGGGACCTCGACGGCCTGCCCAGCGTCTTCCTGAAGGCCGCCCGGGCCGGGCTGTTCAACCTGATCTAG
- a CDS encoding disulfide bond formation protein DsbA: protein MPTFSRSLFVAAMVGVMALVGCNKAPSADAADMTMGDANAKVKMVEYASASCTHCAAFNNDVFPAFKAKYIDTGKVHYTFKEFLTPPVEVAAAGFLTARCAGKDKYFSVVDAIFRAQQEMFQTGDMRGVLLRVAQSSGMTEAQFNACITDEASLKALNERVEKAIKVDKISGTPTFIINGKQVASGEVTLQQLDAAFADASK, encoded by the coding sequence ATGCCGACTTTCAGCCGTAGTCTTTTCGTCGCCGCCATGGTTGGCGTCATGGCCCTTGTCGGGTGCAACAAGGCGCCTTCAGCCGACGCCGCCGACATGACCATGGGCGACGCCAACGCCAAGGTGAAGATGGTCGAGTACGCCTCGGCCAGCTGCACCCACTGCGCCGCTTTCAACAATGACGTCTTCCCGGCTTTCAAGGCCAAGTACATCGACACCGGCAAGGTGCACTACACCTTCAAGGAATTCCTGACCCCGCCGGTCGAGGTGGCCGCCGCCGGCTTCCTGACCGCCCGCTGCGCCGGAAAGGACAAGTATTTCAGCGTGGTCGACGCCATCTTCCGCGCCCAGCAGGAGATGTTCCAGACCGGCGACATGCGTGGCGTCCTCCTGCGCGTCGCCCAGTCCTCGGGCATGACCGAAGCCCAGTTCAACGCCTGCATTACCGACGAAGCCTCCCTGAAGGCGCTGAACGAGCGGGTCGAAAAGGCCATCAAGGTCGACAAGATCAGCGGCACGCCGACCTTCATCATCAACGGCAAGCAGGTGGCGTCGGGTGAAGTCACCCTGCAGCAGCTGGACGCCGCTTTCGCCGACGCCTCGAAGTAG
- the smc gene encoding chromosome segregation protein SMC: MHFQRLRLSGFKSFVDATEFRIEPGVTGIVGPNGCGKSNLLEALRWVMGANSAKAMRAGGMDDVIFAGSSGRASRNHAEVTLTIDNADRRAPAAFNDHPVLEVVRRIDRGEGSTYRVNGREVRARDVQLLFADASTGSNSPALVRQGQISELIAAKPQNRRLILEEAAGVSGLHSRRHEAELRLRAAETNLERLDDVAKELESALGRLRREARQADRYKKLSAEIRTLQAAVLHGRWVEARDAAGRLTGEADEASRAVEASAREAAAATARAVEAEAQIKPLREAETVAAAVLHRLAIDRDRLEREGEALAAEVERLTGEAARIDQDRARETQIVEDADAALARLVEDLEALQAAIAAAPVRTPELQAAAEAAEAARVAADAEVEGLAAQIAAEDARFRAGAARVDEATTRVSRTRRALDQARHEREQLGPAVNPQTQSARDDLEKAETALTAARAALETAESSRLSAQASEGEARETSRKLDEQLGRMTAEARALAQLVAQARRGGFTPALEQVSPDKGLEAALAAALGDDLDAALDPKAPAYWGGGDTLSPEWPKGTQPLAGLVKAPDALSPRLAFVALVNRADGDRLQSQLSPGMRLVSREGDLWRWDGFTARADAPKPAAVRMEQRNRLSEIEADIEALEPKVKVARETLARASAAVQAAEGQIRELRPTIPRLEAAVTAARSVVEKLERESARREAHAASLDDVISRFAAELAETEAALQAAQADAQTDPAQGDLPQKLAQARMKAGPAREAAAAARAAVDVEARERDGRARRLELLTKDREDWVKRAQAAAKRLDHLVKARADAKAALDEAHDKPGTHQRRLEDLLSQFAEAEARRAKSSDALAQAEGARAEADRLVRAADAAAAESRELRATLAARLEAASDRLAEIVQQISDSLHMSPNELARKLADEAVAIPSATDGVEAHLQNLERQRDAIGPVNLRAEDEASEHAQRLETMQIERADLTGAISRLRQGIEELNSEGRDRLVAAFDVINGHFKTLFEALFQGGQAELRLVESDDPLEAGLEIYACPPGKRMATMSLMSGGEQALTACALIFAVFLANPAPICVLDEVDAPLDDANVERFCSLLDEMRRRTQTRFIAITHNPVTMARMDRLFGVTMGERGVSQLVSVDLRQAEAMAAQ; the protein is encoded by the coding sequence GTGCACTTCCAGCGACTGCGCCTTTCCGGGTTCAAGTCCTTTGTCGATGCGACCGAGTTCCGCATCGAGCCTGGAGTCACGGGCATTGTCGGCCCCAACGGCTGCGGCAAGTCGAACCTGCTGGAGGCCCTGCGCTGGGTGATGGGCGCCAACTCCGCCAAGGCCATGCGGGCCGGCGGCATGGACGATGTGATCTTCGCGGGGTCCAGCGGACGGGCCTCGCGCAATCACGCCGAAGTCACGCTGACCATAGACAATGCCGACCGCAGGGCGCCCGCCGCCTTCAATGACCATCCGGTCCTGGAGGTCGTCCGGCGGATTGATCGGGGCGAAGGCTCGACCTATCGGGTCAATGGCCGGGAGGTCAGGGCCCGGGACGTGCAGCTGCTGTTTGCGGACGCCTCCACCGGATCCAACTCGCCAGCCCTGGTGCGCCAGGGTCAGATTTCCGAGCTGATCGCCGCCAAGCCCCAGAACCGTCGGCTGATCCTCGAAGAGGCCGCCGGGGTGTCGGGTCTGCACTCCCGCCGGCATGAGGCCGAACTGCGCCTGAGGGCGGCTGAGACCAATCTCGAACGTCTGGACGATGTGGCCAAGGAGCTGGAAAGCGCCCTGGGTCGCCTGCGCCGGGAGGCGAGGCAGGCCGATCGCTACAAGAAGCTGTCGGCGGAGATCCGCACCCTGCAGGCCGCCGTCCTGCATGGACGATGGGTGGAGGCCCGGGACGCCGCCGGCCGCCTGACCGGGGAAGCCGATGAGGCCAGCCGGGCTGTGGAGGCTTCGGCCAGGGAAGCCGCCGCTGCGACCGCCCGCGCCGTCGAGGCCGAGGCCCAGATCAAGCCCCTGCGGGAGGCCGAGACCGTGGCCGCCGCCGTCCTTCACCGCCTGGCCATTGACCGCGACCGTCTGGAGCGTGAGGGCGAGGCCCTGGCCGCCGAGGTCGAGCGCCTGACCGGCGAGGCGGCCCGCATCGATCAGGATCGCGCCCGGGAAACCCAGATCGTCGAAGACGCCGACGCCGCCCTGGCCCGGCTGGTTGAAGATCTCGAGGCCCTGCAGGCCGCCATCGCCGCAGCGCCGGTCCGCACCCCCGAACTGCAGGCGGCCGCCGAGGCGGCGGAGGCGGCGCGGGTCGCCGCAGATGCCGAGGTCGAAGGCCTGGCTGCCCAGATCGCCGCCGAAGACGCCCGTTTCCGCGCCGGGGCTGCGCGGGTTGACGAGGCGACCACCCGGGTCTCGCGCACCCGGCGCGCCCTGGATCAGGCCAGGCATGAACGCGAGCAGCTGGGTCCAGCCGTCAATCCCCAGACCCAGTCGGCCCGGGATGACCTGGAAAAGGCCGAGACCGCCCTGACCGCCGCCCGCGCAGCCCTGGAAACTGCCGAGTCATCGCGGCTCTCCGCCCAGGCCAGCGAAGGCGAGGCCCGCGAGACCTCCCGCAAGCTGGACGAACAGCTGGGACGGATGACCGCCGAGGCCCGGGCCCTGGCCCAGCTGGTCGCCCAGGCCCGTCGCGGCGGATTCACCCCCGCACTGGAACAGGTTTCTCCCGACAAGGGCCTGGAAGCAGCCCTGGCTGCGGCCCTTGGCGATGATCTCGACGCGGCCCTCGATCCCAAGGCGCCGGCCTATTGGGGCGGCGGCGACACCCTTTCGCCGGAGTGGCCCAAGGGCACGCAACCCCTCGCCGGCCTGGTCAAGGCGCCCGACGCCCTCTCGCCCCGCCTGGCCTTTGTGGCCCTGGTAAACCGGGCTGATGGCGATCGCCTGCAGTCCCAGCTCAGCCCCGGCATGCGTCTGGTTTCCCGGGAGGGCGATCTCTGGCGCTGGGACGGGTTCACCGCACGGGCGGATGCTCCAAAGCCGGCGGCTGTCCGGATGGAGCAGCGCAATCGCCTGTCGGAAATCGAAGCCGACATCGAGGCCCTCGAGCCCAAGGTAAAGGTCGCCCGGGAAACCCTGGCCCGGGCAAGCGCCGCCGTCCAGGCTGCTGAAGGGCAGATCCGGGAACTTCGTCCGACCATTCCCCGGCTGGAAGCGGCCGTGACCGCAGCGCGCAGCGTTGTGGAAAAGCTGGAGCGGGAGTCGGCCCGGCGGGAGGCCCATGCCGCTTCGCTTGATGACGTGATTTCACGGTTCGCCGCCGAACTGGCCGAGACCGAGGCCGCCCTGCAGGCAGCCCAGGCCGACGCCCAGACCGATCCCGCGCAGGGCGATCTCCCCCAGAAGCTGGCCCAGGCGCGGATGAAGGCCGGCCCGGCCCGGGAAGCCGCCGCGGCCGCCCGCGCCGCCGTGGACGTGGAGGCCCGTGAACGGGATGGTCGCGCCCGGCGTCTGGAGCTGCTGACCAAGGACCGGGAGGACTGGGTGAAAAGGGCCCAGGCCGCCGCAAAGCGTCTGGACCATCTGGTCAAGGCCCGGGCGGACGCCAAGGCGGCCCTGGACGAGGCCCATGACAAGCCTGGCACCCATCAGCGCCGCCTTGAAGACCTGCTGAGCCAGTTTGCAGAGGCCGAGGCCAGGAGGGCGAAATCATCCGACGCCCTGGCCCAGGCCGAGGGCGCGCGGGCAGAGGCTGACCGGCTGGTCCGGGCGGCTGACGCCGCAGCGGCCGAGAGTCGCGAGCTTCGCGCCACCCTGGCGGCTCGCCTGGAGGCCGCCTCGGATCGCCTGGCCGAAATCGTCCAGCAGATCAGCGACTCCCTGCATATGTCGCCCAATGAACTTGCCCGGAAGCTTGCGGACGAAGCCGTCGCCATCCCTTCGGCCACGGACGGGGTTGAGGCCCATCTCCAGAACCTTGAGCGCCAGAGGGACGCCATCGGCCCGGTCAATCTCCGGGCGGAGGACGAGGCGTCTGAACATGCCCAGCGCCTTGAGACCATGCAGATCGAGCGCGCGGACCTGACCGGCGCCATCAGCCGGCTGCGGCAGGGGATCGAAGAACTGAACAGTGAAGGCCGGGATCGCCTGGTCGCCGCATTCGATGTGATCAACGGCCATTTCAAGACCCTGTTCGAAGCCCTGTTCCAGGGTGGTCAGGCTGAATTGCGGCTGGTGGAATCGGACGACCCCCTTGAGGCCGGCCTCGAAATCTACGCCTGCCCCCCGGGCAAACGCATGGCGACCATGAGCCTGATGAGCGGGGGCGAGCAGGCCCTGACGGCCTGCGCCCTGATTTTCGCGGTCTTCCTGGCCAATCCGGCGCCGATCTGCGTGCTCGATGAGGTGGATGCGCCCCTGGACGACGCCAATGTGGAGCGGTTCTGCAGCCTGTTGGACGAGATGCGCCGCAGGACGCAGACGCGGTTCATCGCCATCACCCATAATCCCGTGACCATGGCCAGGATGGACCGTCTTTTCGGGGTCACCATGGGCGAGCGCGGCGTCTCCCAGCTGGTGTCGGTCGACCTGCGCCAGGCAGAGGCGATGGCGGCCCAATAG
- a CDS encoding F0F1 ATP synthase assembly protein I codes for MAVPETSREEAIKSLDARAEALAARTTQPTPDYGSRAHGDGARLIGVLFGGAFVGIGFGAIVDSLIHTAPWAMIIGVLMGFAVSIWMAVRMAARMSAELASEWGPPKDLPIDDEDD; via the coding sequence ATGGCAGTTCCCGAAACTTCGCGTGAGGAGGCCATAAAAAGCCTCGATGCGCGAGCCGAAGCGCTAGCGGCGCGGACGACTCAGCCTACGCCGGACTATGGGTCCAGGGCGCATGGCGACGGCGCCCGCCTCATTGGTGTTTTGTTCGGGGGCGCATTTGTTGGGATCGGATTCGGCGCTATCGTCGACTCGCTGATCCACACAGCGCCCTGGGCTATGATCATCGGAGTCCTGATGGGCTTCGCTGTTTCGATTTGGATGGCCGTTCGCATGGCCGCACGTATGAGCGCCGAGTTGGCGAGTGAGTGGGGGCCCCCGAAGGACCTCCCCATCGACGACGAGGACGATTGA
- a CDS encoding F0F1 ATP synthase subunit A, producing the protein MASPMHQFEIHPVLTLPTVNVPGLGAIDLSINNSILSMLIAATIIVAFFALVTARAAVVPGRLQVIGEGIFGYIDDLATGIIGHEGRTFFPFVFTLFLFILVMNFLGLFLVFTATSQLAVTASLAVMTILLVLIVGFARNGANMYKLFVPAGVPWYMLILVTPIELISFMLRPVTLALRLFGNMLGGHVALKVFAGFVVSLCALGATGGVATLGYAGALLSLGGVVALTSLEFLVAFLQAFVFAVLACVYLNDVVNLGHHH; encoded by the coding sequence ATGGCCAGCCCGATGCATCAGTTCGAGATCCACCCGGTTCTCACCTTGCCGACCGTCAACGTCCCTGGCCTTGGCGCCATTGACCTGTCGATCAACAACTCCATCCTGTCGATGCTGATCGCTGCGACCATCATCGTGGCCTTCTTCGCCCTGGTGACCGCCCGGGCCGCCGTGGTTCCCGGCCGCCTGCAGGTTATCGGCGAAGGCATTTTCGGCTATATCGACGACCTTGCGACCGGGATCATCGGCCATGAAGGCCGTACCTTCTTCCCGTTTGTCTTCACCCTTTTCCTGTTCATCCTGGTGATGAACTTCCTGGGTCTGTTCCTGGTGTTCACCGCAACATCCCAGCTTGCGGTCACAGCGAGCCTCGCAGTCATGACCATACTTCTGGTGCTGATCGTCGGCTTCGCCCGAAACGGCGCCAATATGTACAAGCTGTTCGTGCCGGCGGGCGTGCCCTGGTACATGCTGATCCTGGTGACCCCGATCGAGCTCATCTCGTTCATGCTCCGGCCCGTCACCCTGGCCCTTCGTCTGTTCGGCAACATGCTGGGCGGCCACGTGGCGCTGAAGGTGTTCGCCGGCTTCGTCGTTTCCCTCTGCGCCCTCGGCGCCACAGGCGGCGTCGCCACGCTGGGTTATGCCGGCGCCCTGCTTTCCCTGGGCGGCGTTGTCGCCCTGACCTCTCTCGAATTCCTGGTAGCCTTCCTCCAGGCTTTCGTCTTCGCGGTTCTGGCCTGCGTCTATCTCAATGACGTGGTCAACCTCGGCCATCACCACTGA
- a CDS encoding F0F1 ATP synthase subunit C: protein MDPAAAKYIGAGLATLGMIGAGIGVGTIFSGFLQGATRNPSAAAGQFTNLILGAALTEALGILAFVLGLLILFS, encoded by the coding sequence ATGGATCCGGCTGCAGCTAAATACATCGGTGCGGGCCTCGCGACCCTCGGCATGATCGGCGCGGGCATCGGCGTGGGCACCATCTTCTCGGGCTTCCTGCAAGGCGCGACGCGTAACCCGTCGGCCGCCGCTGGTCAGTTCACCAACCTGATCCTGGGCGCCGCTCTGACCGAAGCCCTGGGCATTCTGGCCTTCGTGCTCGGCCTGCTCATCCTGTTCAGCTAA